In Sphaeramia orbicularis chromosome 15, fSphaOr1.1, whole genome shotgun sequence, a single genomic region encodes these proteins:
- the zfp36l2 gene encoding mRNA decay activator protein ZFP36L2, with amino-acid sequence MKEGVRQQIWGKEMSATVLSAFYDMDMLYKQDKSMNINAIHINSMLDKKAVGAPVTNPGSGGSFTPGFFRRNSTSNVEAMNNGNKYSMGSYSSLKENTPSSNSSSSSSSATALMNKENKFRDRAYSENERGVLQQKPGSQINSTRYKTELCRPFEENGSCKYGEKCQFAHGYHELRSLSRHPKYKTEPCRTFHTIGFCPYGPRCHFIHNADERRPAPTANANVQPGEPRSARELCGYGQRDVLPPQQQQQQLGYTQRDRPKLHHSLSFSGFSTHHGLESPLLDSPTSRTPPPPNTASSSCTSASSFYEEVLSPNSVSCINSAFSFPGQDLKALLAPLAVHTSSGGYANNHSSGAYYMQGGSTVCPPSPPTYNMSHLQALRRLSESPVFEPPPSPPDSLSDRESYASGSLSSSGSLSGSESPSLDAGRRLPIFSRLSISDD; translated from the exons ATGAAAGAGGGAGTGCGGCAGCAAATTTGGGGAAAAGAGATGTCAGCGACCGTCTTGTCTGCTTTCTACGACATGGACATGCTTTACAAG CAAGATAAAAGCATGAACATAAACGCCATCCACATAAACAGCATGCTGGACAAGAAAGCGGTAGGAGCTCCGGTGACAAATCCGGGCTCCGGTGGTTCCTTCACTCCAGGATTTTTCCGCAGAAACTCGACCAGCAACGTGGAGGCGATGAACAACGGCAACAAGTACTCGATGGGCTCCTACAGCAGTCTGAAAGAGAACACACCGAGcagtaacagcagcagcagcagctccagtgCCACAGCCCTCATGAATAAGGAGAACAAGTTCCGCGACCGCGCCTACAGCGAGAACGAGCGGGGCGTGCTGCAGCAGAAGCCCGGCTCACAGATCAACTCCACCCGCTACAAGACGGAGCTGTGCCGGCCCTTCGAGGAGAACGGGTCGTGCAAATACGGGGAGAAATGTCAGTTCGCACACGGTTACCACGAGTTGAGGAGCTTGTCCCGTCACCCTAAGTATAAAACAGAGCCGTGCCGTACTTTCCACACCATCGGTTTCTGCCCGTACGGCCCCCGGTGTCACTTTATCCACAACGCCGACGAGCGCCGGCCCGCTCCGACCGCTAACGCCAACGTGCAGCCCGGAGAGCCCCGGTCGGCTCGGGAGCTGTGCGGCTACGGCCAGAGGGACGTCCTTCcgccccagcagcagcagcagcagctcggCTACACCCAGAGGGACAGACCAAAGCTTCACCACAGCCTCAGCTTCTCCGGCTTCTCCACCCACCACGGCCTGGAGTCTCCCCTGCTCGACAGCCCCACTTCCCGGACCCCGCCGCCGCCGAACaccgcctcctcctcctgcacCTCCGCCTCCAGCTTCTACGAGGAGGTGCTGTCCCCTAACTCGGTGTCGTGCATTAACAGTGCCTTCTCCTTTCCCGGACAGGACTTAAAGGCCTTACTGGCCCCCCTGGCCGTGCACACATCCAGCGGCGGCTACGCCAACAACCACTCCAGCGGTGCCTACTACATGCAGGGGGGCAGCACCGTGTGTCCGCCCTCCCCTCCCACCTACAACATGAGCCACTTGCAGGCGCTGCGCCGCCTCAGCGAGTCGCCGGTGTTCGAGCCTCCTCCCAGCCCGCCAGACTCGCTCTCTGACCGGGAGAGTTATGCGAGCGGGTCCCTCAGCTCTTCCGGGAGTCTCAGCGGCTCCGAGTCCCCGAGTCTGGACGCTGGAAGACGGTTGCCAATCTTCAGCAGGCTGTCGATTTCAGATgactaa